The window CTGTAACAAATGCAGACCAGGAAATCGTGACAAGATATCTATCGTTCCTGTCGACAATAATGGCGTCAGCCCTAATACCGGTTTACTAAAATCGATATTTTCTTCATTAACGAAAAAAAGTCCACGAACACCGTCTGCGGAAGCGGAGCTGTCTCAAAAATTAATACAAGCGACGAAAAACAGAGACGATGCTGTTCTAGAAGTTTCTAGATTGAAATCTTCTGTTTCCAACCTCGAGAAAAAACTGAATGATTTGGAAACTTATTGCCATAATCTCGACAGTAGCAAGAATCAATCTTTTACTGTCGGAAACCCAGATAAAGTGATCAAACATTTCTTAATTTCAATATCTGAATCTCGTTCGCATGTTAGAATCCTTAGTCATTCCATGACAATTCAAATCCGACAACTTGGAACAAAATCTCTAAATCGAATCTCATCTCTTCTACATCCATACGATATTTCCATTTctaaaaaccctaaaacccttCAATTCTATCTCGAGGCTATTCTCAACAAATCTTTCTTCcaagattttgaatcaattggATTCCATAAAAGTTCCCAAACCCAGATCTTGAATCCCATTGAACGATGTGAATCAAACTTTAAATCCTTTAACAATTTGCAGAATCTGACATGGGATGAAGTATTAGACAAGGGAACAAGATATTTTAGCGACGAATTCAGCCGTTTTTGTGACAGGAAAATGAATGAGGTTGTGACTATGTTGGGTTGGAATCGAACTTGGCCGGAATCTTTATTGCAAGCTTTCTTTGGTGCATCGAAATGGGTATGGATTGTTCATCTTCTTGCTAATG is drawn from Impatiens glandulifera chromosome 3, dImpGla2.1, whole genome shotgun sequence and contains these coding sequences:
- the LOC124932331 gene encoding IRK-interacting protein-like — protein: MNKTKLPSSSSSSSSLVSSSMASLSPPPPIFTPIQECEREGNDNQDSDEKTNKETRMHQGSENDGVSCNKCRPGNRDKISIVPVDNNGVSPNTGLLKSIFSSLTKKSPRTPSAEAELSQKLIQATKNRDDAVLEVSRLKSSVSNLEKKLNDLETYCHNLDSSKNQSFTVGNPDKVIKHFLISISESRSHVRILSHSMTIQIRQLGTKSLNRISSLLHPYDISISKNPKTLQFYLEAILNKSFFQDFESIGFHKSSQTQILNPIERCESNFKSFNNLQNLTWDEVLDKGTRYFSDEFSRFCDRKMNEVVTMLGWNRTWPESLLQAFFGASKWVWIVHLLANAVHPSLPVFRVEKGVRFESIYMEDMNDGGGGGAGENNRKTAPAMVRVMVAPGFYVYGNVVKCKVICSHGSEQG